The following DNA comes from Salegentibacter mishustinae.
ATTCTTCACGGTTTATTTCCTCTTCATCTTCCGGCGTCATTAATGGAATTAAATCTGCGTCCTGATCTATATCTTGCAATGACAAACTGTCAAAACTTGTTAATTTCGTTTTAGCCATAATTTATTTTAGGTCAAACTGTCACAAACAGTCTATGGTTCTTAATCTTTTCTTTTTCGGCAAAGCCCTGAACTTAGTATTCTAAGCGGGTTTTTATGCAATTTCTATAAGAAGTAGTCAATTCCTGTGCCACCATCTTTTTTATATTTTTTTTCTCAAAACTGTAACAAATCAAAATCAAAGCTATCTTTATTATAGAAACTAGATAGTTTTTTAATTGACACCAACCATCACACATATTAATGATCTTGTTGCACGTTGCCAAAAAGGTGATCAGCGCGCACAAATGGAAGTGTATGAGCGCTATTATAGGGCAATGTACAATACCTCGGTACGTATTGTAAAAGATTCCGCCGAAGCAGAAGATATTATGCAGGAAGCTTTTTTAAAGGCTTTTTCAAAAATAAACACTTTACAGGAAGTTTCCACTTTTGGTGCCTGGTTAAAAAGAATAGTTGTGAATCTAAGTATTAATTCCTTCAACCATAAGGTAAAATTAAATGAGGTAACCTATAACGATGAGTTGAAAAACGAAGCAGATGAAAGCGAGGGAATTATCCTTGAAAATGATTCAAAAAATGAAAAAGTAAAAAAGATTTTAAGAACGCTTAATAGTCTTAAAGAAAATTACCGTGTTGCCTTAACGCTGCACTTAATTGAAGGTTACGATTACGAAGAGATTGGGGAGATTTTAAATCTCAGCTATGCAAATTGCCGAACAACGATCTCCCGGGCCAAAGATAGCCTTAGAAAAACATTACTGAAAGATGAAACGGCATGATGCCGGATCTAAACTGGAAGGAAAACCAGGTGAAAATAATTAGTCTGTGATAAGCTTACTGGATTATTTCAATTTTTAAAATTATGAAAAACGATAATATAAACGAGCTTTTTAAGAAGCTGGATTTCGATAATAAGGAACCGGCAACCGGGCATAAACAAAGATTCCTGGAAAAGCTGGAAGAACAAAATAGCCATTCCAAAAATTTGGCTAAGGGCTCAAATAGCAGCAGCATATGGGCGCCAATGCTTTCGGTGGCTGCGATACTTGCTATAGCTTTTATGGTTTTTGCAGGATTTTTCGGAGAAAATTCCTATAAAAATCAAGGTGATTTAGCCAGTGTTTCTCCACAAATGAAAGAAACGAAACAGTTTTACACCCAGCTTATTGAAACCAAGCTGCAAAACTTAAAAGCTGAAAATGCCCCGGGTACCGAAGCTATAGTTGAAGATGCATTAACCCAGCTAGAAAAGCTGGAAACAGAATACAAAAAACTTCAAAAAGACTTGCGAAATAGCGGGCAGGATGAACGTGTGATTTATGCTATGATCTCCAATTTTCAGCAAAGAATAGATCTTTTAAAACAAGTACTCGATCAAATAGAAAATATTAAATCCCTAAAAAATAAAAGCGATGAAAACTATATTTAATATCATAATGCTAGCCCTATTAGTTCCGGCAGTAAGTTACTGCAATGGCGATTTAAACGGCAGGCATACCAAAACCAAAAAAGTCACTAAAACTTACAATGTAAGCGCTACCGATATGCTAACTATCGATAACAGCTACGGGAATGTAGATATTTCTACCTGGAACCAAAATAAAATAGTGATAGAAGTGAATATAAAAACCAATGGTGACGATGAGGAAAAAGTACAAAAGAAATTAGACGAAATTAATATCGAATTTAATCAATCATCTTCTGGGGTGAGCGCGAAAACCCATTTTAAAAGAGAAGAACAATCCTGGTGGAGCTCGCTTTTTAATAGTTCTAACAATGTAAATATGGAGATCAATTATGTGATAAAAGCTCCTGAAAAACACAGCGTTGATATTAGAAATGATTACGGCGGAATTTATATAGACCGACTGTTAGGTAATGCTAAAATTAACTGCGATTATGGGAAGGTGGATATTGGTGAATTAAGAGGAAACTCGAATCAGCTAAATTTTGACTATACCAGAAACAGCCATATTGGTTATGTGAAAAATGCTGAAATAAATGCCGACTACAGCGGATATGAAATTGAAGAAGCCGGAAAACTATATGTAAACGCCGATTATACCGACTCCAGGATTAAAAAAGTAGCTCAGCTTGATTTTAATTGCGATTATGGCAGTATTACTATTGAAAAAGCGAAAAGCATTGTGGGTAATGGTGATTATTTAAGTACTAAAATAGGTCGTGTGTTCGAATCTTTAGACTTAAATTTAGATTATGGCTCGGCAAGTATTGAAAAACTTATAAAAGGAGTTTCTAAAGTAGAAATAAACACTGATTACGCCGGAATAAAATTGGGCTACGATAGTGAGCATCCATTCAATTTCACCGTAAAATCTTCTTATGGAAATGCGAAAGGCCTTGAAGATATGGAAATTAGAAAGCGTCACGACAAAAATACCAGTAAACTTTTTGAAGGCTATCACCTGCAAGAAAATAGCGGAAATACCATTTATATCAACACTAATTATGGAAATGTAACTTTTAATAAAAACTAAAATATTTATCAATCAAAAAACACAAAATCATGAAAAATCTATTCTTAATATTAGCAGTATCATTTATCGCTACTACTCCTGCACAAAGCCAATGGTGGGGAAGCAACGAAACCGTAAGAGGTAATGGCGATATGACTTCAGAAAAAAGAAACACTGCAGATTACGATGAAATATCGCTGGTAGGCTCAATGGATGTTGAACTGGTTTCTGGTACCGAAGGTAATTTAACTGTAGAGGCCGAAAGCAACCTGCAGGAATATATCACTACCGAAGTAAACGGAGGCACATTGAAAATTTCAGTAGAAAAAGGTTATAATTTGAAACCTTCCAGGAATAATGGTATTAAAGTCACTGTTCCCTTTAAGGATCTATCGGCTGTGGAAGTAACCGGATCTGGCGATATTTGGAATACATCAAAAATAACTGCAAAAAGATTTAACACAAAGGTAACCGGCTCGGGCGACATTAAATTAGAGCTGGAAGTAGAAGATCTCTCAGGACAAGTTACCGGGTCTGGGGATATCCTGTTATCTGGAACAGCAAGGGATTTTGATTGCAAAGTTACCGGTTCTGGAGATTTTAAAGCTTACGACCTAAGAGCTGAAAATGTGGAAGCTACCGTAATGGGATCTGGAGATATTCAAATTTCAGCAAATTCAAGCTTAAAAGCTAAGGTAATGGGCTCGGGAGATATTAAATACAAAGGAAACCCAAAGAATCAGGATTTTAAAACTTCGGGATCAGGTTCGGTTTCATCACATTAATCCCTTCCGAAGAAATAATATTGAAAAAGAAAAATTGCTTAAATCCTGTCTTTTGTGGCAGGATTTTTTATTGGTACCCGCAGCAGCAAAATTACTCCCGCGATAAAGAAAACCACCAGGAATAAAATTGAATTTCGTACACTTCCGGTAATTTGCGCTACCACTCCATAAAGAAACATTCCTATAACGATTCCAATTTTTTCGGCTACATCATAGAAGCTGAAATAACTTGCAGTATCTATAGCATTTTGAGGAAGCATTTTAGAATAGGTAGACCTGGACAGGGATTGTATCCCGCCCATTACCAAACCTACTGAAGCGGCCGCTACATAAAACTGCTGCGGACTAACAATAAAAAAGGCATAACCGCAGATAGCTATCCAAATAAGGTTGATAAAGATCAGGATTTTAATGTTTCCAAACCTCACTGCTAACCTGGAAGTTAAAGTAGCACCAGCTACTGCAACTAATTGAATTAATAAAATACTAATAATTAATCCCGTAGTGGCATCCTGCTCCCCCCACTCTAGCTCTTCAATTCCAAAATAAGTAGCAATCAGCATTATGGTTTGCACCGCCATACTATAAACAAAAAAAGCAATTAAATATCTTTTAAGCTGAATGTTATGTTTAAGGGTAATCCATATCCCACGAAGTTCTCTAAATCCATTGAAAAGCACATTTTTAGTAAATGCGGCTTTTTTATTTCCTTTAGGTAAATAAGCATAAGTGTATTGGCTAAAACCAATCCACCAAACTCCTGTTAAAACAAAAGATAAACGTGTGGGTAAGGCTTCACTTTCAAAACCAAAAGCCTCGTAATTCAAGATCATTACCAGGCAAATGATTAACAAAATCACACTACCAATATATCCCAAAGAAAATCCCTGCGCACTAACCTTATCCTGTTGTTCTGGAAAAGCAATATCGGGCAGATAGGAATTATAAAAAACCAAACTGGCCCAAAAACCTATAAGGGCAAGAAAATAACAGAGTAAACCAAACCACAGGTATTCAAGGTTGAACCAAAAAAGACCAATACAGGATAATGCTCCTAAATAACAGAAAAACTTTAGGAAATTCTTCTTATTACCTACATAATCGGCAATTCCCGATAAAAACGGACTTAAAATAGAAACCACCAAAAAGGCGGCTGCCGTGACATAACTTATCAAAGAATCGTTATTGAAGCTTATTCCCAAAAAATCTACAGTATCATCCAGAATAGTACCGTCTTCATCTTTTATTATAGTAAGAGCGCCATAGAAAATAGGAAAAATAGCTGATGAAATAACAAGGCTGTAAACCGAATTTGCCCAATCATAAAAAGCCCAGGCACGTACTAATTTTTTATGCCCTTTGGGAAGTACCTTCATTTATACCGGTTTTTTGTAGAGCCCTAAAAATAGAAAAAGCTGCCTTAAAAGACAGCTTTTTCATATAATTTCTAGGTTATATTCTAATTATAACTTGTAACCCCATATTTCTTGGCTTCAGCCTTAGCTTCTGGTGCCCATTTTTGCAAGTTGTTAATCCTTGTTTGGTTAGACGGGTGAGTACTCAAAAACTCCGGTGGAGCCTGGCCATCACTTTGGGCAGCCATTCTTCTCCATAGATCGGCAGCTTCATCGGGATCGTAACCGGCAATTGCCATTAAAGTTAAGCCTATCCTATCGGCCTCGGTTTCGTGGCTACGGCTAAAAGGTAACATCACTCCTAATTGCGTTCCCAAACCATAAGCTTGTGCAAAAATTTGTTGAGTTTCCTGGCTTCTTCCGCTAACGGCTACAGAACCGGCTACAGCACCAAGTTGCTGCAATTGTGCAGCACTCATTCTTTGCGCACCGTGATCTGCAAGGGCGTGCGCAATTTCGTGAGCCATTACTACGGCTACACCAGTTTCTGTTTCAGCTACGGGTAAAATTCCGGTGTAGAAAACTATTTTTCCGCCGGGCATTGCAAATGCATTTACTGCATCGTCTTTTACCAGGTTATATTCCCATCTAAAATCTTCTAGAAAACCCTGGTAACCATTCGCGTTTAAATATCTTTCGGCAGCAGTTTCTATTTTATTACCTACTCGCTTAATCATTTGCGATTCAGCAGTTCCGGTTACCACTTCATTTTCAGATAAAAACTGATCGTATTGCTCAAAGGAGCTGGGAAATAATTGATCGTTAGAAACAAAATTTAAATTCTTTTCTCCAGTAAAAGGATTGGTTTTACATGCCACTACGAGCAGTAAAACAGCCACAATACTAATTGATTTTTTAAGTTTCATGTTTATTGGTTTAGTTTTGTTAAAATTACAAAAGCCTTCAAAGCCTGCTTATTGTTTTAAGCATCATTTAACAAATAATAGGTTTTCAAAAATGATACCATAAAACAAAAACTCCTTTAGAAAGAGACGACTCAGGGGTGGTATGCATTCAGGAAATACGTAAATTGCACGTTCTTACCTTGAAAAAATGAATCAGCAAAAAAAAGATCAAATCCCTGTACAAAGATTATTGGTACCTAATTATATAAGGTATACTGGAAAAGTACTTTCAAAACTTTCCCCTTTCGTGGCTAGCAGATTTGCCGCCCAGCTTTTCTTAACTCCGTTTAAATACAAGCTTCCAGAGCGGGAGAAGAATATGGACGAGCTTTCTAAACAATATCGTCTTACCATTCCTAAAACCAGTCGGGAAATTGTAGTATACGAATTTGGCAAAAGCAACAAGAAGATCTTATTGGTTCACGGCTGGAGCGGTCGTGGAACGCAATTAGCTAAAATTGCGGAGGCACTCAAAGATAAGGGATACAGTACTGTTAGTTTTGATGCACCCGCACATGGGAAAGCCCCGGGCCAAAAAAGTATGATGCTCGATTTTATTGACGCTGTGCAAATTTTAGACGAAAAATATGGTCCTTTTGAAGCCGTAATTGGGCATTCTTTAGGTGGAATGGCGACGCTGCGAGCGGCGAAAGAAGGTTTAAAAGCAAAGAAACTTGTAATAATAGGTACTGCGAATAGCATCACGCATATAACCCGTGATTTTGCAAAAAACCTAAAAATGAATAGAAAAGTGGCCGATAAAATGAAAGCGCACTTTGACAAGAAATTTGATATTGATCTGGATAGTTATTCAGGGGCGATTTCAGCTAAAGACGTCTCAACTCCTACCCTGGTTATCCACGATAAAAATGATGTAGATGTTGAAATATCTTCTGCTTATGATATTGATGAGGCACTTGAAAACAGTGAACTTTACACTACCAAAGGTTTGGGACATCGTCGCATCTTAGGCGATCCTGAGGTAATTAACAAAATCACAACGTTCATCGCGGTATAATCTTTGTACTTTTAAAATAAAAAACCATAAAAGATATTTAATAATGGCAATACAACCATATTAAAAAATCTGTTTGGAAAAATTAAATTTTAAAAGCAATGAAAAAGATACTACCGTTTTTACTGGCCGTTTTTATTATTAGCTGCCAGGGTAATGCCCAAAAAGATCAAAAAGAAGGAAAGGAAAAACAAGAAGAATTTGAAGTTTCTAAAACTGAAGAGGAGTGGAAAGCAGAATTAACCGATGCTGAATACCGAGTTTTGAGAAAAGCTGCCACCGAACCATCGTTCTCTAGTCCTTTAAATGATATAAAAGAACCCGGAACTTTTGTTTGCGCTGCCTGCGGAAATGAATTATACGAAACCGAACACAAATTTATGAGCGGTACAGGCTGGCCAAGTTTTGACCGCGCCATTGAAGGCGGAGTTGCTTATGGTACCGATTCTAAATTAGGCTATCAAAGAAACGAAGTACACTGTGCACGCTGTGGCGGGCATTTGGGTCACGTTTTTGACGATGGGCCGAGAGAAACCACCGGAAAAAGACATTGCATTAATGGAATAGCAATGGATTTTGAACCAAAAGAAAAATAAGATTTTCGCCGGAGTTTATCCCGATTTTAAACGGGACGGAAATGACTAAAAATTTTAAAATGAAGAAATACAGTATAGAAAAACCTGAAACCGAATGGAAAGAACAACTTTCTGAAGAACAATTTCGGGTATTAAGAAAAAAAGGCACTGAAGCACCACATACCGGCAAATACAATATGCATTTTGAAGATGGAGAATATTTTTGCGCTGGTTGTGGGGAAAAACTTTTTGAGAGCGTAGCAAAATTTGACAGTGGCTGTGGCTGGCCAAGTTTTGATAAAGCCATAGAAGGAAAAGTAGAATATGTACAGGATAAAACCTTTGGAATGATAAGAACCGAAATTCTTTGCGCTAATTGCGGCGGCCATCTTGGCCACGTTTTTGATGATGGTCCTACCGATACCGGCCAGCGCTATTGCGTAAATTCCGCAAGTATTAATTTTAATAAATAACAACCTAACACCTATAATTATGAAAAGAATATTTTCAATTTTATTTATGACAACCTTTTTATTCACCGCTTGTTCTTCCAATGATGGAGAACGTGGACCACAAGGGCCTCCAGGCCCACAAGGCCCTGCCGGTGAAGACGGACTAATTGGAACCACCATAGAGTTTGAGGGGATAGATTTTACAGAAGCAAATGACTATATGGCTTTGATAAATTTCGACGAGAATGGTGTTGAAGTTTTTGAATCTGATGCGGTGCTTGTATATCTGAAAGTTGGCGAAGATGGTACGGCCGATGGCTTACCGGTTGAAGTTTTTAGACAACTACCACAAACCTATTACGTAGAAGACGGAGAAGTTCAATATAATTTTGATTACACCTTTTTTGATGTGAATATCTTTATGGATGGCACAGCAGACTTTTCTAATCTAGATTCTTCTTTCACAGAAGATCAGGTAATCAGAATAGTAATTGTTCCTGCCGGTTTTGCCGAAACTACCGGTGTTGATGTTGCAAGCTACAAAGCGGTAATGAACGCTTTAGATTTAAAGGAAAGCGATGTAAAAAAAGTAAAAGTGACTAAATAAATCATTTTACTCTAAGGATAATTTTTTAAGGCCTCACAGGAATTTCTGAACCTGTGAGGTTTTTTATTTACTCCAAAAAAACAAAATAAATAATCGCCTCTTGCCTTTTATTCTATTCACATTTTCACTGCTATCATACTCCTAACGAAAACTTTTCAGTTTAAGCGATTATTCCTTAAATTCGCAACTTCACTCGCTAAGCGAGATATGATTTATTAAGCCTAATAAAAATTTCCGAATATGAGTAAATACGATATCATTGTTTTAGGTAGTGGCCCTGGAGGTTACGTAACCGCAATTAGAGCATCACAATTAGGATTTAAAACCGCAATTGTGGAAAAAGAAAGCCTTGGGGGTGTTTGTTTAAACTGGGGATGTATCCCAACTAAAGCACTGCTGAAAAGTGCCGAGGTTTTTGATTACCTAAAACATGCCGAAGATTATGGATTAAGCCTTGAAAAAGCTGATAAAGATTTTTCAAAAGTCGTTAAGCGTAGTCGCGATGTTGCTGCTGGAATGAGCAAAGGTGTTCAATTCTTAATGAAGAAAAATAAAATTGATGTCATTGAAGGTTTCGGAAAATTAAAGTCCGGCAAAAAAATCGCTGTGACCGATAAAAATGATAAAACTAAAGAATACGAGGCAGACAATATTATTGTGGCTACCGGAGCTCGTTCTCGTGAATTACCAAACCTTAAGCAGGATGGTAAAAAAGTAATTGGTTACCGTGAGGCAATGACGCTAGAAAAACAACCAAAATCTATGATCGTGGTTGGTTCTGGTGCTATTGGAGTTGAGTTTGCTCATTTCTATAATGCCATGGGAACAGATGTTACTGTGGTAGAATTTTTGCCAAATGTAGTGCCTTTGGAAGATGAAGAAATCTCCAAACAATTTGAGCGCAGCATCAAAAAAGCCGGAATTAAGGTAATGACCAATTCATCGGTAGAAAGTGTAGATACTTCAGGGAAAACTGTTAAAGCTAAGGTGAAAACCAAAAAGGGCGAAGAAACGCTTGAAGCAGATGTGGTACTTTCTGCAGTTGGAATTAAAACCAATATTGAAAATATAGGACTTGAAGATCTAAAGATCAAGACCGAAAAGGATAAAATTGTTGTAGACGATTTTTATAAAACTAATGTAGACGGAATATACGCCATTGGAGATGTAGTTCACGGCCCAGCCCTTGCTCACGTTGCTTCTGCAGAAGGAATTCTTTGTGTAGAAAAAATAAAAGGAATGGATGTAGAGCCACTTGATTATGGAAACATCCCTGGTTGTACTTATGCTACGCCTGAAATCGCTTCTGTTGGAATGACTGAAAAGCAAGCTAAAGAAGCTGGTTATGAGATTAAAGTAGGTAAATTCCCCTTCTCTGCTTCAGGTAAAGCAAAGGCCGCAGGAAAGTCGGAAGGATTTGTAAAAGTGATCTTTGATGCCAAATATGGCGAATGGTTAGGTTGCCATATGATTGGTGCCGGAGTTACCGATATGATCGCTGAAGCTGTACTTGGACGTAAGTTGGAAACTACAGGACACGAAGTATTAAAAGCGGTTCACCCTCACCCAACAATGAGTGAAGCGGTAATGGAAGCCGTTGCTGCTGCATATGATGAAGTAATTCATATTTAAGAAGCATATATTTTAAAAATTAAAATCCCCGAAGCATTATTGTTTCGGGGATTTTTTATTCGTTAAGCCTTTAGTTACGAACGTAGTGAAGTAATCTCTAAAAAAATATCCACTGATCATGCTTAGATTGCCAAGTGGGCTATCGCCATTTCGCAATGACACGAATTGTATGTTTACTATTTAACAAATTATTCCCACAACAAATCACAGTACATAAAACTGGTATCCCATGATTTTTGATCGTCACTAAA
Coding sequences within:
- a CDS encoding RNA polymerase sigma factor; translated protein: MTPTITHINDLVARCQKGDQRAQMEVYERYYRAMYNTSVRIVKDSAEAEDIMQEAFLKAFSKINTLQEVSTFGAWLKRIVVNLSINSFNHKVKLNEVTYNDELKNEADESEGIILENDSKNEKVKKILRTLNSLKENYRVALTLHLIEGYDYEEIGEILNLSYANCRTTISRAKDSLRKTLLKDETA
- the msrB gene encoding peptide-methionine (R)-S-oxide reductase MsrB translates to MKKYSIEKPETEWKEQLSEEQFRVLRKKGTEAPHTGKYNMHFEDGEYFCAGCGEKLFESVAKFDSGCGWPSFDKAIEGKVEYVQDKTFGMIRTEILCANCGGHLGHVFDDGPTDTGQRYCVNSASINFNK
- a CDS encoding M48 family metallopeptidase; the encoded protein is MKLKKSISIVAVLLLVVACKTNPFTGEKNLNFVSNDQLFPSSFEQYDQFLSENEVVTGTAESQMIKRVGNKIETAAERYLNANGYQGFLEDFRWEYNLVKDDAVNAFAMPGGKIVFYTGILPVAETETGVAVVMAHEIAHALADHGAQRMSAAQLQQLGAVAGSVAVSGRSQETQQIFAQAYGLGTQLGVMLPFSRSHETEADRIGLTLMAIAGYDPDEAADLWRRMAAQSDGQAPPEFLSTHPSNQTRINNLQKWAPEAKAEAKKYGVTSYN
- the lpdA gene encoding dihydrolipoyl dehydrogenase encodes the protein MSKYDIIVLGSGPGGYVTAIRASQLGFKTAIVEKESLGGVCLNWGCIPTKALLKSAEVFDYLKHAEDYGLSLEKADKDFSKVVKRSRDVAAGMSKGVQFLMKKNKIDVIEGFGKLKSGKKIAVTDKNDKTKEYEADNIIVATGARSRELPNLKQDGKKVIGYREAMTLEKQPKSMIVVGSGAIGVEFAHFYNAMGTDVTVVEFLPNVVPLEDEEISKQFERSIKKAGIKVMTNSSVESVDTSGKTVKAKVKTKKGEETLEADVVLSAVGIKTNIENIGLEDLKIKTEKDKIVVDDFYKTNVDGIYAIGDVVHGPALAHVASAEGILCVEKIKGMDVEPLDYGNIPGCTYATPEIASVGMTEKQAKEAGYEIKVGKFPFSASGKAKAAGKSEGFVKVIFDAKYGEWLGCHMIGAGVTDMIAEAVLGRKLETTGHEVLKAVHPHPTMSEAVMEAVAAAYDEVIHI
- a CDS encoding alpha/beta fold hydrolase, giving the protein MNQQKKDQIPVQRLLVPNYIRYTGKVLSKLSPFVASRFAAQLFLTPFKYKLPEREKNMDELSKQYRLTIPKTSREIVVYEFGKSNKKILLVHGWSGRGTQLAKIAEALKDKGYSTVSFDAPAHGKAPGQKSMMLDFIDAVQILDEKYGPFEAVIGHSLGGMATLRAAKEGLKAKKLVIIGTANSITHITRDFAKNLKMNRKVADKMKAHFDKKFDIDLDSYSGAISAKDVSTPTLVIHDKNDVDVEISSAYDIDEALENSELYTTKGLGHRRILGDPEVINKITTFIAV
- the msrB gene encoding peptide-methionine (R)-S-oxide reductase MsrB; protein product: MKKILPFLLAVFIISCQGNAQKDQKEGKEKQEEFEVSKTEEEWKAELTDAEYRVLRKAATEPSFSSPLNDIKEPGTFVCAACGNELYETEHKFMSGTGWPSFDRAIEGGVAYGTDSKLGYQRNEVHCARCGGHLGHVFDDGPRETTGKRHCINGIAMDFEPKEK
- a CDS encoding head GIN domain-containing protein; translated protein: MKNLFLILAVSFIATTPAQSQWWGSNETVRGNGDMTSEKRNTADYDEISLVGSMDVELVSGTEGNLTVEAESNLQEYITTEVNGGTLKISVEKGYNLKPSRNNGIKVTVPFKDLSAVEVTGSGDIWNTSKITAKRFNTKVTGSGDIKLELEVEDLSGQVTGSGDILLSGTARDFDCKVTGSGDFKAYDLRAENVEATVMGSGDIQISANSSLKAKVMGSGDIKYKGNPKNQDFKTSGSGSVSSH
- a CDS encoding MFS transporter codes for the protein MKVLPKGHKKLVRAWAFYDWANSVYSLVISSAIFPIFYGALTIIKDEDGTILDDTVDFLGISFNNDSLISYVTAAAFLVVSILSPFLSGIADYVGNKKNFLKFFCYLGALSCIGLFWFNLEYLWFGLLCYFLALIGFWASLVFYNSYLPDIAFPEQQDKVSAQGFSLGYIGSVILLIICLVMILNYEAFGFESEALPTRLSFVLTGVWWIGFSQYTYAYLPKGNKKAAFTKNVLFNGFRELRGIWITLKHNIQLKRYLIAFFVYSMAVQTIMLIATYFGIEELEWGEQDATTGLIISILLIQLVAVAGATLTSRLAVRFGNIKILIFINLIWIAICGYAFFIVSPQQFYVAAASVGLVMGGIQSLSRSTYSKMLPQNAIDTASYFSFYDVAEKIGIVIGMFLYGVVAQITGSVRNSILFLVVFFIAGVILLLRVPIKNPATKDRI